The Balaenoptera acutorostrata chromosome 15, mBalAcu1.1, whole genome shotgun sequence genome contains a region encoding:
- the SCAND1 gene encoding SCAN domain-containing protein 1 has product MAASEPSLSVTESLAPLSGKEEGAGLSSGPERNSMGFSSTPETPPPAPESSSLNAAAPEANPTSPAAAAAALELPLGPAPLASAPLAEAAPRSPPGPAGSRPGPETFRQRFRQFRYQDAAGPREAFRQLRELSRQWLRPDIRTKEQIVEMLVQEQLLAILPEAARARRLRRRTDVRITG; this is encoded by the coding sequence ATGGCGGCGAGTGAGCCAAGCTTGTCAGTAACCGAGAGCCTCGCGCCACTGTCGGGGAAAGAGGAAGGGGCCGGCCTGAGCTCAGGCCCGGAGCGTAATTCCATGGGCTTCTCCTCGACTCCTGAGACCCCACCGCCTGCCCCCGAGTCGTCCAGCCTCAACGCCGCGGCCCCCGAAGCGAATCCTACGTCTCCCGCGGCGGCCGCCGCCGCCCTGGAGCTGCCCCTCGGGCCCGCACCCCTGGCCTCCGCGCCGCTTGCCGAAGCCGCTCCGCGATCCCCCCCAGGCCCTGCCGGCTCCCGGCCCGGCCCGGAGACGTTCCGCCAGCGATTCCGGCAGTTCCGCTACCAGGACGCGGCAGGCCCGCGGGAGGCGTTCCGACAGCTGCGGGAGCTCTCCCGCCAGTGGCTGCGGCCCGACATCCGTACGAAGGAGCAGATCGTGGAGATGCTGGTGCAGGAGCAGCTGCTCGCCATCCTGCCCGAGGCAGCGCGGGCCCGGCGGCTTCGCCGCCGCACGGACGTGCGCATCACCGGCTGA